TTTGAGCTTTTCCAACATCATCCTCCCTATAAGAAGCCCATTGGTCACTAATAGCCATGGCTTGAAGGCatctttttatcaacttcaacATTTTCAACATTACAACCACCAAAGCAAATCTAGTATCAGCAACTTGGAGcaattttaatggaaaaaattcattaaacattgCCAACCTCATTGAATGGTTCATGATAAAAACACGTATGAAGAATGTATCATCAGCAACACATGTAATCTATCTATATTCCTCATATGtaatttcattcttttcagtGTTTTTTGCTGCACAAATATTCTTCAAAACTAGATTGAGAGTGTGGACAACACAAggtgtccaaaatattttaggataCTCACCCTCAATAAGAGTTCCAGCAGACttcatcacattagcattatcagtgatgacttggacaactttttcatgtccaatctcttatatagcatccttcaaCACCCCAGCAATGTAATGCTTGTCTTTGAACTCACCTGACCCATCAACTGCCTTTATAAACACTGGACCCCCATCTGATACAgtcataatattaataagaggCCTCTTTTGTGGATCTGACCATCCATCAGAAACTATACTTACACCATTTTCAAGCCAAGAGTCCTTAATTGGTTTCAAAAGTCTTTCAACATGAgctctttctttttgcaaaagTGTTGTTCTCAAGGCATTGTATCCAGGAGGAAGACAACCCGGAATGTTATGAGTAGCAGCAAATGCAGAGGAACTACGATAATGTGGGTTCCTCGCAAAGTTAAACGGAAGCCCACCGGTGTAAAACATCCTAGCAATTCTGCTATCCAAATCATGTCTAACATTATTCTGGAATGCTTTCTCCAAAGTAGTATTCATAGTCACCTTCCTCCTCTTAGCATCAACCGGATTTGTACTATGACTACTATCACTCCCTTCCTGTCTCCGAAATGGGGAAATAGGTATCCCACGGCCTAGGGGAGGTAGGGGTAAGGGAATTTGACTTCTCTGTTCTTTCTCTAACTTATTATTCTCAACTTGATCATGCATTCGCTGCATTTCCAACATATGGCTCTTTGACACCTTAACGCATGCTCTAATACCTTTGCcagaaatttgtaataaatgagCCTTAACCCTAGAATAAGATCCCATAAAAACTATATCACAATAGTTGCACTTAAAGTATGTATTTCCACCTGATTTAACAGATGCACCACCTGGTTTTTCTACTTTAGTCACATACTGCCAAAGAGGAGATTCATCATTTGACACTTCTTGTGAACTTTCTGTGCTATTAACTTTGTCCATTGCAAATTCAATAGATTCAatttaacctacaaataataactattaactaaataaattaatgataaatcaaaccaagttcacagcaaaaaaacacaaaaccacaGAACCGAAAAAACCCTTTAACTCCCACAaataacctacaaataataactattaactaaataaattaatgataaatcAAACCAAGTTCACAGTAAAAAAACACAGCAACCAGGTTCAGagcaaaaaaacacaaccacaGAATCGAAAAAAACCTTTAACTCTGACAAATCACAGGTTAACAAAACCCTTTAACTCCCACAAGAACcgaaaaaacaagcaaaaaaacacAGCAAGCAGTCAAgcacacaaattttcaaattcacaaaTTCATTTCTAAgcaatttgaaagagagaaatcgtaaaaaacaaagaataaaaattcaagaaacgAGAAGAGAGAGCACACCTAAAGGCTAAAGCAGAGCACACAACACTCGCAGAGAGCTCAGAgcatagagaagagagatgagggaCGAAGCACACAGTCGCACAGAGAAGGGAGATGTGGGACGGAGTGAGAGAGGGTGTTTGGAGTTTTGGACGAAGTGAGAGTGTCTGAGAGAGTCTTAGGTATTTAGGTTAAGTCCAAACGGTGCgttttgcaccttttttttttttttttttttttttgaatttaggCCTGACTCGGCCGTTTCGGCTTGAACTGGCCATTTCGACGGTTTCGGCTGATACGGCCAATACGGCCCTAGTCGGCCCGATTTGAGCCGCGTTGGCGCGAGTCAAGAACAGCCACGTGGCACGACGCGGGACGGACGTGTGGTCTGCGGCGTCCCTCCTGTGTCGTTGCGTCCCGCCGCGTCGGACGTGGGTGCGCTGGGTCTGGAGTCACGTCCATGCATCCCAGCtaattcctttcttcttcaagtcTGCGTATACACTCATACACCAAATACATTAAACTGtttaatttaatgtaaaataaGAAAGCAAATAGGGAAGTAAAATACCAAACATAAAAGGATATACAAAAAGAGAATGAAGATGAAACtctaatcaatatatatagCAGCTTTAAAAACAGAGTCAGGTTTGCCACATTTCTTTTAGACCATGATTTAGCTCATCCGAGTTGGTTGGTTTACTTATCTAAACAGTATTATTAACTATAAGAATAACATCTTAACCATTTGTACCAAGCTAAAAATCAAACTAAACACCTATGCAAATGATGAATTACACCAAGCTTCAAGATCTTCATTTTGCTCCATATTCAAGGGTGACACATCAATTGATGCACTATCCATACTTATAACTTCAGCCCAATCAATATCACTCAAATCCAAATGTGGTGTCTCAACAATAGTCTCTGTCTGAGGAGTGCTTGTCTCTTTTGAAATCAATAGTGGAAGCTCCAGATTCTCAGATGTAGCAATGTCCTCTACTTGGTGTGAATTGTCTCTTGCAAATCcgctttgttttttaaatttattaatctGGCAGAGGACATAATCATCttgaaattgaaggaaaaaaaatgtcatttagAGGTAGATTGATCGATCATATGCTGGGATGCACGGACGAGGCTCCGGACCCAACGCACCCGCATCCGACGCGGCGGGACGCGGCGTCGCGGGAGAGATGCCGTAGATCGCACGTCCGTGCCGCGTCATGCCACGTGGCTGTTCCCGACTTAAATGACGCGGCTCAAATCGGGCCAACTAGGGTTGTATCGGCCGTATCAGCCGAAACCGCCGAAATGGCCAATTCAAGCCGAAACGGCCGAGTCAggccgaaattcaaaaaaaaaaaaaaaaaaggtgcaaaatGCACCGTTTGGACTTAACCTAAATACCTAAGACTCTCTCAGACACTCTCACTTCGTCCAAAACTCCAAACACCCTCTCTCACTCCGTCCCTCATCTCCCTTCTCTGTGCGATTGTGTGCTCCATCCttcatctctcttctctgtgCTTTGAGCTCTCTACGAGTGCTGTGTGCTCTGCTTCAGCCTTTAAGtgtgctctctcttctcttttcttgaatttttactctttgttttttacgatttctctctttcaaattgcTTAGAAATGAAtttgtgaatttgaaaatttgtatgCTTGATTGCTTGCTgtgtttttttgcttgttttttcgGTTCTTGTGGGAGTTAAAGGGTTTTGTTAACCTGTGATTTGTTGGAGTTAAAGGGTTTTTTCGGTTCTGTGGTTCTGTGTTTTTTTGCTCTGAACCTGGTTGCTGTGTTTTTTTGCTGTGAACTTGGTTTgatttatcattaatttatttagttaatagttattatttgtaggttatttgtgggagttaaagggtttttttggttctgtggttctgtgtttttttgctgtgaacttggtttgatttatcattaatttatttagttaatagttattatttgtaggttaaatTGAATCTATTGAATTTGCAATGGACGAAGTTAATAGCACAGGAAGTTCACAAGAAGTGTCAAATGATGAATCTCCTCTTTGGCAGTATGTGACTAAAGTAGAAAAACCAGGTGGTGCATCTGTTAAATTAGGTGGAAACACATACTTTAAGTGCAACTATTGTGATATAGTTTTTATGGGATCCTATTCTAGGGTTAAGGctcatttattacaaatttctgGTAAAGGTATTAGAGCATGCGTTAAGGTGTCAAAGAGCCATAGGTTGGAAATGCAGCGAATGCATGATCAAGTTGAGAATAATAAGTTAGAGAAAGAACAGAGAAGTCAAATTCCCTTACCCCCACCTCCCCAAGGCCGTGGGATACCTATTTCCCCATTTCGGAGACAGGAAGGGAGTGATAGTAGTCATAGTACAAATTCGGTTGATGCTAGGAGGAGGAAGGTGACTATGAATACTACTTTAGAGAAAGCATTCCAGAATAATGCTAGACATGATTTGGATAGCAGAATTGCTAGGATGTTTTACACCGGTGGGCTTCCATTTAACTTTGCAAGGAACCCACATTATCGTAGTTCCTCTGCATTTGCTGCTACTCATAGCATTCCGGGTTCTCTTCCTCCTGGATACAATGCCTTGAGAACAACActtttgcaaaaagaaagagcTCATGTTGAAAGACTTTTGAAACCAATTAAGAACTCTTGGCTTGAAAATGGTGTAAGTAGAGTTTCTGATGGATGGTCAGATCCACAAAGGAAGcctcttattaatattatgacTGTATCAGATGGGGGTCCAATGTTTATAAAGGCAATTGATGGGTCAGGTGAGTTCAAAGACAAGCATTACATTGCTGGGGTGttgaaggatgctatataagagatTGGACATGAAAAAGTTGTCCAAGTCATCACTGATAATGCTAATGTAATGAAGTCTGCTGGAGCTCTTATTGAGGGTGAGtatcctaaaatattttggacaccTTGTGTTGTTCACACTCTCAATCTAgctttgaagaatatttgtGCAGCAAAAAACACTGAAAAGAATGAAGTTACATATGAGGAATGTAGTTGGATTACATGTGTTGCTGATGATGCATCCTTCATACGTGTTTTTATCATGAACCATTCAATGAAGTTGGcaatgtttaatgaattttgtcCATTAAAATTGCTCCAAGTTGCTGATACTAGATTTGCTTCGGTGGTTGTAATGTTGAAAAGgttgaagttgataaaaagatGCCTTCAAGCCATGGCTATTAGTGACCAATGGACTTCTTATAGGGAGGATGATGTTGGAAAAGCTCAAAAGGTGAAAGATATGATTCTAAGTGATCTTTGGTGGGATAATATTGATTATATCCTTGAATTCGCAGCACCCATTTATGATATGCTACGAATAGCCGACACAGATAAGTCTTGTCTTCATCTTTTGTATGAGATGTGGGATTCAATGATAGAGAATGTGAATGCAGTAATATATTGGCATGAAGGCTTGGAAGATGATCAATATAGCTCATTTTGGGGTGTGGTGTATGATATACTCATTGATCGATGAACTAAAAATTGTACACCACTACATTACTTGGCTCATTCCTTAAATCGTAAGTAAGTacatttattatctattttccTTAGTTCACCCTTTTAGTAAAACACAcgtttcatttatatatattttttaatctttaactaGGTATTACTCCATTGAATGGCTTTCGGAGAATCCAAAACGCATCCCTCCACATTGGGATCATGAAATTTCTATGGAAAGAAGCAAGTGTTTGGAGCGATACTTTGAAGATGAGAATGACTTAACGGTGGTGAAGTTTGAGTTTGCTAAATTTTCAGGAGGGAGGTTTCCTTCACCAAGTGCCTTGACAGATAGGTGGACCTTACAACCTTTGGTTTGGTAGCAATACCATGGCTCCGCATTTCCAACTCTTCAAACCCTTCCCCTTAAACTTCTTGGACAACCTTGCTCATTCTCATGTGTTGAGAGAAATTGGAGCACatacaaattcattcattccttaaaaagaaacaaaatggctCCTGCACGCACTGAGAATTTGGTATATGTGCATTCTAATCTTCGACTCTTGTCAAGGCGCAATGAAGAGTACATACATACAGCAACAAAGATGTGGGATATTGCAGGAGACTCTTGGAATGAGAGCGACATGCATGGAGGAGATGAAATTCTTGAGAATGCAGCTCTTACACTTGATGAGCTAGAGTTGGAGGCTATAGTTATTGGGAATATTAACATTGGTGCTATTACTAGTGAAAGTGAAGTTCGAAGTGAAGCTATTGATCTTGAGGATgatgatttttgtgtttgattgtcttgttgattatcttttattttgttttagtttcaaacttatgagttgtattctaatttccgAATATCATggaatgttttagtttcaatcttgtggattgtatttaatttatgaacatcatgttttagttattatctattattactcttaaatttggtatttgtttatataatgtgaaaaagtatacttagcaatatattaaacatatattgtaaaaatatttttaataattttttaatcaccgAGTCttgccgcacccgcacccacctttttcaaaaattgccaagtcccgcacccgcacccgtgcttcatagataATATGACACAGgatattgatttttttcatAAGAATTAACTAAACTGTCCTATATACTCCAgtttaatcttaaaaaaaagtacttatATAAATAACAAATCAAGAAACAGAGCATgttgaaagacaaaaaaaagaaaaaaagaaaaagaaaaaaaaaaacagagcatgttgaaagaccaaaaaaaagaaacagaacgtgttgaaagacaaaaataaaaattttcttgtagcaattaaaaaaaaaaaggaaaaagaaaatcaagaaacagAGCAGTACAGTTGAGACAACTTACATTATTGGATGTGTTTCCAATTTCCATAGATTCCATCGAGTCTATACTCGTGCATGGTCCACTACAATTGGGGAAAAATCCTTTCTTTGCAACAAAGGTGAAGGTTCTCTTAGAACCAATATGCCTCTGTTCTTTTTGATTGAACCCATCACACCCCtcttcatcatcctcatcaCTGTGATCATACAACTTGGCATCTTTCTGAGCCCTCCACGTGCCAAACTCTGTTGCCCTCACAACccttttccctttctctttcttcttagtAAGCTTAATGTAAAAATAGAGGGTTTCCATTCCAGAACTCTGAAAGAGTTTGGTCCAGACCTTGGGGTCACCGTAGACATCAATGTCCTTCACAGGATTATTTGAAGGCAAGGGTTTACTGGTGACCTTCCTGAAGAGGTAGTATTCGAGTAAGTCCCTTTGATGAGGGCGAAATATGAAACCCGGTGGCAATCCCATGATCTCCTTCTCCTCCATGGCCATGGCTAAAATTGAAATCtttgaagaagagaaagaataaatgGGTAAGGGGTAGGGTTCAATTGCGGCTCAGAGAATAGCGGCtcagagaaaagaagaagaagaagaaaaaaaaagtgaattatGATGAAAAAGATGAGGAATGAAAGCAGAAGCTTTTATTCAAGAAGTTCCAACggtcaaattaattaattagtaattattattttattatatataaattttagaaagcCGGgcgtaattattattttattatatatgaaaaaatcaCGAAGTAATCCCTCTGATTTTGTTGAACCCCATGAAGAATTTTGGTTGTCGAAGTTTAAAGCCCACTTTGGGGTTTTGGGTGGTTGTGATTTAAGGTAGTCTGATGGAATCATTCAGATGTCAGAGTTTTGGTGTTAATTGCAGTTATTGGTTGTGATTCATTTGTTCTTTGTATAATGATTGATTGACAGTGAAATTATACTGTAATTTTGTGATTCATATTTTGGACAGTGTTATTTTATGTGTCTGAATATGAATATAGTTGGTTGCAGAAGCTAGATTCTGGATGAtatgttttttgggtttggattttccCTGTTAGTAATGCACTAAGTCCCTTAGACTAAAGGATGAGGGACCTTTACTGGCATAACCATACCTTATAATCTGAGACACCTCAATTGGTGTTGAGGAAAGGGACCCAGAAGAGGAATAGGTGGGGCCCATGGGATGGAGTCAGGTTCAGTGGCAGCAATGAGTTAAGGTCTAATCCTGTGTTCGTTCCCATGTTCATATCAAGCCTTGAAGGAGTTTATTATTCATTCAAAGTTGTAGACCAATCACCATTGACAAGGTTTGTGGTGACCCAAGACGGTTTTATTCAGTACCTAACATGGAGTAAGAATAGCAATGAGTGGTTGGTAATGGTGACACTTCAGAGGGACGGTTCTGATGGCTATGGGGATTGTGGGAATTGCAATGATGGTCCAAAATGCGAGTGTTTGAAGGGTTTTAGGCCTATGTCACCAGAGAATTGGGCAAGGGTTGATTGGTCAAGTGAGTGTGTGAGAAAGTGGGAATTGGATTGTGGGAATGGAGATGGGTTTGTCAAGTATGGAGGAATGAAGTTGCCTGATTATTCACATTTGGCAGCGAGTAGGAATTTGAGCATTTGGGAATGTGAGGCTGTCTGTTTGAGGAATTGTTCACGTATGGCTTTTAGTAAGATAGATATCCATGGAAATGGAGGGGACTGTTTGTTGTGGTTTGGTGATTTGCTTGATATGAGAGATTTTGAAGGAGGTGGGGATGATCTCTATATAAGAATGGCAAAAGCAGAACTAGGTAAGTAATGTTCATTAATGTTTTATTGTGATAGCTTCTGCTAGTTGAATTGttcacatacacacacatcTCCGCCTCCAGAGTGCAACTTCTAGGATAACATAATAATCATAATTTTGATGGTTGAACATGGACTTCATGGCTATTAGAAATTTCTTCTTCACAATATAAAGTGTAATATTATCTAATTGCATAAGTTTAGTTAGCCTGCTGTAATTA
The Quercus lobata isolate SW786 chromosome 10, ValleyOak3.0 Primary Assembly, whole genome shotgun sequence DNA segment above includes these coding regions:
- the LOC115964880 gene encoding G-type lectin S-receptor-like serine/threonine-protein kinase At4g27290; the encoded protein is MVTLQRDGSDGYGDCGNCNDGPKCECLKGFRPMSPENWARVDWSSECVRKWELDCGNGDGFVKYGGMKLPDYSHLAASRNLSIWECEAVCLRNCSRMAFSKIDIHGNGGDCLLWFGDLLDMRDFEGGGDDLYIRMAKAELEAIADAKRNR
- the LOC115964879 gene encoding uncharacterized protein LOC115964879 produces the protein MDEVNSTGSSQEVSNDESPLWQYVTKVEKPGGASVKLGGNTYFKCNYCDIVFMGSYSRVKAHLLQISGKGIRACVKVSKSHRLEMQRMHDQVENNKLEKEQRSQIPLPPPPQGRGIPISPFRRQEGSDSSHSTNSVDARRRKVTMNTTLEKAFQNNARHDLDSRIARMFYTGGLPFNFARNPHYRSSSAFAATHSIPGSLPPGYNALRTTLLQKERAHVERLLKPIKNSWLENGVSRVSDGWSDPQRKPLINIMTVSDGGPMFIKAIDGSGEFKDKHYIAGVLKDAI